The sequence CGAGGGCGCGGAAGCGCTGGAGCACGCCGACGACCTCGTTGAGCTCCGCGTCGGACAACTCCCGGGACAGCGCGGCGGCCAGTTCCGGGTTGCTCCGGATGCTCTGGAAGAAAGTGTCGCCGGCGTCGGCCAGCTCCTCGCTGACGTTGGGCAGGGCGGCGACGATCACGGTGTCCTCGGGCAGCAACGCCGCCAGGCGGGGATCGAAGCGCAGCGGGACGTTCGTCACCGACTGGAGCAGTTGCCGGCTCGTGTCAGCCACCTGCTGCAGCAGGGCTTGGTACTGGTCCGCCTCCAGGCTCCAGCCCACTTCCCGGGCCAGCGCCGCCGGGCGGATGCTGGCGTGGGTGGTGACTTGGTGGCCGGGGAACAGCTTGCTGGTCTGGCCGCCGTGGTCCACCCAGACCTCGCCCTCGAGGACGGAGACGCGGGACCCCTTGGCGCCGCTGGTGACACTGAACACCGTGCCCTTGACGGAAACCTGACAGTCGGTGGTGTTTACGAACAGGTGGTGGCCCGCTGTCTGGCGGGCGGCGCGCACGATGACGGAACCGTGCCGCAACCCGACCGCCGTGCCGTCAGGCCGGCCGTTGACGGCCAGTTCCGCGCGTTCGTTCATTTCCAGCCGGCTGCCGTCGGCCAGGCTCAGAATGGCGCGGGTGCCCCGGGCGGTGCGGATTGTCTGTCCGGCCGGGATCGTCACGCCCGCCGCAACGGGCTGGATCCGTCCGTCCCGGACGACGAACAGGCGCCCGTCCACCCGGTCCACCACCGCGGAGGCCTCCGCGCGGGCGGCGAACGGGTTCAAGTAGAGAACCAGCGGGATGGCCAGGGCCAGGAGCAGAACGGCTGCGGCCGCCAGTGCCCAGCGCGGCGAGAAGGCCACGGTCCGACGGACCACCGGTGTGGCGGAAGACGCGGTGGTCTGCCAGACCGCCTTGCGGCAGGCGACGCAGTTGCGGATGTGATCCTCAAACAGCGTCCGCCGCGCGGCTGGCAGGCTCCCGTCGCGATACGCGGGGATCAGGCTGCGGAAGCCGGCGCAGTCGCGGATGCAGGCATCGGCGACGGGTGCGGCCGGCGAGGCGGCGGCTTTTACCAGCTGTTGCCGGACCCGCGCGGCGGCGGCAGCGAATTCGGCCGCGTCCGGCAGGTCCGCCTGCATGGCGTCGATCATGTCGTCGAGTTTCGGTTTGTGAGTGTCCATGGTTGTTCTCCCTGTCAGATCTGCATGTGGGTCTGGAGACGGCGGCGGGCGCGCAGAAGGGTGACGGCGACGACGCCCCACGAGATGCCGAGCATCCGGCCGATCTCGCTGTTGGTGTATCCCTCCACATAGCGCAGGACGAAGATCTCCGCCGCCCGGGGGCTGAGCCGGGCGATGGCTGCCCGCAGGCGGTCACCCAGCTCGGTCCGGGCGCTCACTTCGTCTGGCTGCGGCTGGCCGGAGTCGCGCGAACCGGGCACCGCCTCCAGCGAGGCGCCGCGGCGGCGCTTGCGCAGGAGGTCCAGCGACAGGTTCACCGCGGCCCGGTGGAGGTACGGACCCGGGTTCGCGCCCGGGTCGGGGCCGACCTCCCGTTCGATGAGCCTGAGAAACAGGCTGTGCAGCACGTCCTCGGCGTCGCGCATGCTCCGGGTGATCCGGAAGGCGGTGCGGAGGATCATGGCATGGTGGTCCCGATACAGCCGGTCGATCTCGTCCGGCAGGGTCGGGGCGGGGAGGGTGGCCGGGGCTGCGTGCATGGTCGTCACTCCTTCATGTGTCTCCTGGGAGAAAAACGACTGGGCTGCAAAATTATTAACAAGGTGAGTGGAATTGTTCATTCGCGTGTCTGTCCCTCATCCTTGAAGTACGCATGGAACCGGAGGATTGTTCGGAATAATTGGGGTCCAACGGGGCGTGCCTGATGAACGCGCGATACGAAAGTACGCCGCGTTCGCCGAACGCGACCCGATGGATCTTCATGATTCACCGGATGTCGCTCTCCCTGCGCCCGCTCCGGGGCGCGACTGCCGGATATCTGCTGGCGGTGAGGTTTACGAACTGGCCGGCCGGTAGATGCCCCAACGCACGGTGAAGGCCAAGCGGGCGCCGGACGAGTCGGCACGCTCGAGCCAGCGGGATACGGACGGCTCGTTCATCGTCCGGCTCAACTGGCAGCGGAGGAACACCGGATCGGGCGGGCGCGGCTCGCCCGCCACGGCGCCAGACGAAACAACGGCGTAACCGGCCTCTCCGAAGAGGGCATCCAGCCGGCCGCCTGTTTCTGGGCGGAAGCCCTCGCCGTGCAGTGACGCCAACAGCGCCTCGACGAGACCCAGCCCGGGCGGCGACTCGACGGTGGCCGGGTAGTCGTATTCGGACAAAACGGCGTACAGTCCGTCCGGGTCCAGGCGCCGCCGGACCTGGCGCAGGAAAATGACGGGATCCGGAAGCTGATACAGAAAGAATGAGGAAACATACAGGCCGGCGGCGGGCAGCCGGCACCTCGACACGTCGGCCTGCTCGAACCGCGGTGGACCTTCGTGCCGGTCGGCTCCGGCGGTGACTCGGGCCGCGACCAGGGCGGCCGCGTCGCGGTCGATCCCCACGAGTTCGGCCCGGGTCAGGGGAGCGAGTTCCTGCAGCACCAGGCCCGTGCCGCAGCCGGGATCCACGATGCGCCGCGCTGCGCGCAGGGGAAGCCGGCCGTAGAGCCGGCGCCGGAGCGGCGCCAGCTCCTGAAACTGGCGGCGATAGATCTGGAACAGGGAACGGTCCACCTGTCGGCCTAACCGTTTGACATGGCGTCGGGACAGGCGACAGGCTTGTCCTTCAGTTCCAGCGGACACCCCCCGCCGCAGAGCGGCAATTCGGGGCAGTCCGTGCACTCGGGCGGCAGCCACTGCCGCTCGCGCAGGCGCACCATGACCGGATGGTTGTACACTGCCTCCCACGGATCGGTGAGTAGGTTGCCGGCGCGCTCGTAGTAGCTCTGGCAGGGGATCACCGCGCCGTCCGGCTCCACACAGAGGTTGTAGCGGCCGGCGGTGCAGTGCTTGGGCCCCAGCTCCAGTTCCAGCGGATTGAGGCGGCAGTACCGGGTGGGCGTGTACCAGATGAGCCGGAGGTCCAGGTGCTCGGCCAGTTCCCGCACCCGCACCAACGCCGCCTTCAGATCCTCGTCGGTCAGGGCGAATTCGCCGTCGGCGGCTTTGCCGGAGTAGATGATGGAGTTGACCGCCAGCGCCTTCAGCCCCAGCGAGTGGATGAAACGGACGGTGGCCTCCAGCGTCGGGGCGCTGTCGCGGGTGATGGTGGTGTTGGTGATGGTGTAGATGCCGAGTTCCAGACAGGTGCGGATGCCGGCGACGGTCTGCTCGAACGAGTCGGCCCCCACCATGCGGTTGTGCACCGCCGGATCGGCCGATTCCAAGGTCACCTGGACGTAGTCGAGGCCGGCCGCCAGCAGGCCGGCCAGATAGTCACGGTCGGCGAGCCGGACACCGTTGGTCAGCAGACCGGACACCATCCCCAGCGCCTGGGCGTGGGCGATGAGGTCCCGCAGGTCGTCGCGGAGCGTGGCCTCGCCGCCGGTGAAGACGACGTGGGGGACGCCGGCGTCCCAGGCCTTCTGCATGATGCGCCGCCAGTCGTCCGTCGCGAGTTCCGGGCACTCGCGGCGCTCGTTGTAGCAGTGCGCGCAGTCGATGTTGCAGCGGTAGGTGAGGGCCAGATCCAGGCGGTAGGGTGCGGAGACGGGGGTCTGGAACGGTTCGATCCGATCCAGCCCCAGGAAGGTGATGGGGCAGACCTCGCTGTCACCCAGCATGGCGTCCAGCGTCTCGCGGATCGCGGCCCAGTCGGCGGCGGCCTGCCGGCGGCTCACGCGGTAGTGCTTGCGGATGCGCTTCAGCAGCTCCGCTTCGCCGAGACCGCGCAGGTGCAGCCAGGCGTAGTCGCAGGCCGTGGGATTGAGGTGGAGCACCCGCGACGCGTCGATGAGCAGCAGGCCGGTGCCATCCTGCTCCACGCGGAGGTGGACGCGCTTGCCCGCCGGCACCGGTCCGCCGGCCAGATGATGGAGGCCCGCCGGGGCGATGGGTTGGCGCTTGGCAAAGAAACCCTTCAGGTTCATCGGCCACCTCCCGCGCAGGCGCAGGCGCAGCCGGCGCAGGCGCACGCGCATGCGCAGCTGTGTCCGCCGCTGGAACGCCCGGAGGATGACGACACCGGGATGGGATTCGTCACGCCGGTCACGCCGGACACCAGGCTGCCGAACGAGCTCACCGCCCGGTTGGAGAACCCCTCGATGGCCGACGCCGTCTGGTGGCAGATGTCGGTGAGGCTGAACCCGCCGCCGCCGACCGGTGCCACCGGCACGCCGGTGCCGGGCACCGGCGGAGCGCCGCCGGCCGGCGCCACCGGCGCCGGACCGCCTGCGGCCGTCGGCTCGTCGACGATCCAGCCGCCCGTCGGAAACCAGCTGGGTGCGGCGAACACCACGGGCGGCAGCTTGCGAACCTTGTCGTCGAAATCATCGTCCATGAGCATCCACTGGAGCTGCTCCTCGACGGTTTTCAGGCCGGCCGCGTCGGGGCCGGCCGTTCGCACCATCTCCCAGGCCTGCTGGGTGATGGACCGGTAGTACGCCCGCGTCTCCCGCAGCGAGAAGCCCTTCATCCGGTTGTTCAGGTCCTTGATCATCTGGACGAACATGCTCTTCAGCTCCTTCTCGCCGAGCGATCCGTCCGCTTTGATCGAATCGAGGAAGGCGTTCTCGTATTCCCACAGCTTGCCCGAATCAAGCGCGGTCTTCTCGATGACAGGTTTGCCCCCCGGACCGGCTTTGAGCTTCACGGCGCCCTTGCGCAGCAGCCCGTACAGAATGAGCACCGTCACCCGATCCAGCTTCTCCTCGTTGAGCAGCGCGGCCATGGGTGCGGTGAGACCGCGCTTGATCCCGACGCCTTCCACGCCGATCTTGGGCGGCAGGTACTTGCGCCGGCGGTAGAAGCCGCGCACGATACTGATCACCGCGGGCAGGATGGGGATCAGAAAAACCAGGAACACGAAGCAGCCGCTGTCGAAGAAATCGTCGCCGGAGCTGCTGTATGCCGCCACCGGGGCTTCGGGCGGTGTCAGCGGGCCTTCCACCAGGGTGCCCGGGAACGAAATACCCACCTTGTACTCGCCGTCCACCCGCCGCTGTTCCGTCCACTTGTAAATGATCCGGCCGGCGTCGGTGATGAACGATTCGGTGAACGCCCGCTCGTGGTGGCGCACCTTGTCCGGCTCGGCGCCCTCCGGGAATTGGACCTGCAGGGTGAAGGCGGTGGTGCCTTCCAGCAGGTTGCCGTCGAACCAGGTGGGGCTGAACTCCATCGAGCCGTCAGCCGGGACGTCGCTGTCCTGAAAGACCATGTAGAGATTTGTGCCGCTCACCTCGAGGGTGCCCGTCTGGCCGGGGCCGATGGCCTTGTCGCCCAGCGGGATTTCAACGCCGTTGGAGATGTAGCTGGATGGCTTGATGCCGCTGAGCGCCACGCCGCCGATCTGGGCCCGGACGGAATCCAACTGGTAGTCCTTGCTGGGAAAGCCGATGTCCACAATGTCGATGGGGTGGGCGCCCGGAGCGCAGCGGAACGTGATCTTGTAGTAGATGACCAGGCTGCGGTCCTTCTCCACCGACACGTTGCAGATGAATTCGGGCACTTCGAACCGGTAATCCTGGGCGGGCGCGGCGACTCCGCCGAGAGTCAGGAGCAGGAGGGCGGCGCCGAGCATGCGGGTCACCATTTGGGCTTCTCCTCCAGTTGGTAATCGCTGCCGCAGAACGGGCACTTGACGAACGGGGCGCCGGCCTTGACGGTGATGTGCTCCTGGGTGATGGCGCCGCCGCAGCGGGCGCAGGCGAGACTCTCCATTCGGACGTCGCCCGACAGTTCGATCTTCTGCTGGATCACCGTGCCGGCCGCGCCCGCCGGCGCGGTTTTCTGTCGCAGGATGAAGACGAACAGGAAAATGCCGATGCCGGCCATCAGGCCGCCGACGAGCGCGCGCCCTCCCGGGCTGGCGGCTTGCGGACTGAGTGCGGCGAGGATGAACATCAGCCCCAGCAGGAACAGGCCGACGCTGATGAGGAGAGCGACGATGCGACCGAATGTCATGGGTGCCTCCGCGACGGATTGTGGTGTGCGCGCAACTTGAAACGACTCGCGAAAATTTGTGCGCTCATTGTACCCCATTCCCCGGTATCAATCTAATCCGCTGAACGAGAGCGCAGACGGCCGGTGAGTGGCCGAAGCAGGACCGGCGGTCCGTTCATCGGCAGTGCGGCCAAGGGCGCGCCAGTCCGTCCTCGGCCACCAGCACGCCGTCGTCGGACACCTGAAAGTGGTGCTGCAGGGAGCCGATCACCAGATCCAGGTTGGCCCGTTCCACAAGGCAGGAGATGCTGGACACCGACGTGCTGATGGCCAGGATGTTCACGCCGGCGGCTGCGATCGCGGTGAATGCTTCGGCCGCGCAACCCGGGCGATCCCGGAAGTGGGGGCCGTGGATCGAGACCAGGACGACATCCCGCTGGTGGACCACTTCGGCGGCCGGCAGCCCTGCAGCGACATCCTGAATGGCGGCGAGCGTCAAGTCGAGATCCGTCTCGCCGACTCCGAGCATGATGTGGGAGTGGTTGGTCTGGTCGGTCAGCTCGACGACGAAGTGAGCGTTGACACCGCGCCGGCCGATGGCGCCGAGCAGCATGCCCGCAACCCCCGGCCGGTCGGGCAGGGACATGACGCCCACCTTGGCCAGGTCGAGAGTCAGCATGATGCTGCTCGCCTTGAATTGAGCGGCAGGATCTCGGGACGCGGGGGGCTGCATAGCCGCATTATAGGGCAAGTGGTCCGGCATGGGAAGTGGGGTCCGGTTGAACGTGTGGCAATCCGCGAACGCGGCCATCGCCGGGGCGGGTGCCGGTGGGGGTCCCGTCATTTTGCGGGCTGGTCAAACAGGCGATATCCTGATATTCTGATCCGCCGATCCTTTCGGTACCCGGAGTCGCCATGGACCTCACCCTGATCCTGTTGGCCGCCGGTGCAGGCAGCCGCTACGGCGGGTTCAAGCAGATCGACCGGTTGGGCCCGGCCGGCGAGACGCTCATCGACTATGCCCTGTATGATGCGATTGGAGCCGGCTTCCGCCGGGCCGTGTTCGTGGTGTCGGATCGGCTGGCGGACGAATGCCGGGCGATGTTCGCGCCGCGCTGGGGGCGGCGCCTGGAACTGGGCTTCGCCGTCCAGAGCGTGCGGCAGGTCCCGTCCGGGGCAACGGTCTCCGACAGCCGCACCAAACCGTGGGGCACCGCTCACGCGGTACTGGCCGCCCGGAGGCAGGTGGCCGCCCCGTTCGCCGTGGTCAACGCAGACGATTTCTACGGACGGGCCGCCTACCGCCTGGCGGCTGAATTCCTTCGGGGGAACGATCCTGCGGCGATGCGCGCCGCCGTGGTGGGCTACCGGCTGGCGGACACGCTGTCCGAGCACGGCGCGGTCTCTCGGGCCGTGTGCGAACTGGATGCCCGGGGCCGTGTCCGCGCGCTGACCGAGCGCCTCGAGATCCGGCGGGAGGGAGATGCCATCCGCTATCGCGACGAAACGGGTCGCTGGCATCCCGTT comes from Acidobacteriota bacterium and encodes:
- a CDS encoding sigma-70 family RNA polymerase sigma factor, whose protein sequence is MHAAPATLPAPTLPDEIDRLYRDHHAMILRTAFRITRSMRDAEDVLHSLFLRLIEREVGPDPGANPGPYLHRAAVNLSLDLLRKRRRGASLEAVPGSRDSGQPQPDEVSARTELGDRLRAAIARLSPRAAEIFVLRYVEGYTNSEIGRMLGISWGVVAVTLLRARRRLQTHMQI
- a CDS encoding class I SAM-dependent methyltransferase codes for the protein MDRSLFQIYRRQFQELAPLRRRLYGRLPLRAARRIVDPGCGTGLVLQELAPLTRAELVGIDRDAAALVAARVTAGADRHEGPPRFEQADVSRCRLPAAGLYVSSFFLYQLPDPVIFLRQVRRRLDPDGLYAVLSEYDYPATVESPPGLGLVEALLASLHGEGFRPETGGRLDALFGEAGYAVVSSGAVAGEPRPPDPVFLRCQLSRTMNEPSVSRWLERADSSGARLAFTVRWGIYRPASS
- a CDS encoding radical SAM protein; translated protein: MNLKGFFAKRQPIAPAGLHHLAGGPVPAGKRVHLRVEQDGTGLLLIDASRVLHLNPTACDYAWLHLRGLGEAELLKRIRKHYRVSRRQAAADWAAIRETLDAMLGDSEVCPITFLGLDRIEPFQTPVSAPYRLDLALTYRCNIDCAHCYNERRECPELATDDWRRIMQKAWDAGVPHVVFTGGEATLRDDLRDLIAHAQALGMVSGLLTNGVRLADRDYLAGLLAAGLDYVQVTLESADPAVHNRMVGADSFEQTVAGIRTCLELGIYTITNTTITRDSAPTLEATVRFIHSLGLKALAVNSIIYSGKAADGEFALTDEDLKAALVRVRELAEHLDLRLIWYTPTRYCRLNPLELELGPKHCTAGRYNLCVEPDGAVIPCQSYYERAGNLLTDPWEAVYNHPVMVRLRERQWLPPECTDCPELPLCGGGCPLELKDKPVACPDAMSNG
- a CDS encoding DUF2207 domain-containing protein, which encodes MVTRMLGAALLLLTLGGVAAPAQDYRFEVPEFICNVSVEKDRSLVIYYKITFRCAPGAHPIDIVDIGFPSKDYQLDSVRAQIGGVALSGIKPSSYISNGVEIPLGDKAIGPGQTGTLEVSGTNLYMVFQDSDVPADGSMEFSPTWFDGNLLEGTTAFTLQVQFPEGAEPDKVRHHERAFTESFITDAGRIIYKWTEQRRVDGEYKVGISFPGTLVEGPLTPPEAPVAAYSSSGDDFFDSGCFVFLVFLIPILPAVISIVRGFYRRRKYLPPKIGVEGVGIKRGLTAPMAALLNEEKLDRVTVLILYGLLRKGAVKLKAGPGGKPVIEKTALDSGKLWEYENAFLDSIKADGSLGEKELKSMFVQMIKDLNNRMKGFSLRETRAYYRSITQQAWEMVRTAGPDAAGLKTVEEQLQWMLMDDDFDDKVRKLPPVVFAAPSWFPTGGWIVDEPTAAGGPAPVAPAGGAPPVPGTGVPVAPVGGGGFSLTDICHQTASAIEGFSNRAVSSFGSLVSGVTGVTNPIPVSSSSGRSSGGHSCACACACAGCACACAGGGR
- a CDS encoding ACT domain-containing protein; this translates as MLTLDLAKVGVMSLPDRPGVAGMLLGAIGRRGVNAHFVVELTDQTNHSHIMLGVGETDLDLTLAAIQDVAAGLPAAEVVHQRDVVLVSIHGPHFRDRPGCAAEAFTAIAAAGVNILAISTSVSSISCLVERANLDLVIGSLQHHFQVSDDGVLVAEDGLARPWPHCR
- a CDS encoding NTP transferase domain-containing protein; the protein is MDLTLILLAAGAGSRYGGFKQIDRLGPAGETLIDYALYDAIGAGFRRAVFVVSDRLADECRAMFAPRWGRRLELGFAVQSVRQVPSGATVSDSRTKPWGTAHAVLAARRQVAAPFAVVNADDFYGRAAYRLAAEFLRGNDPAAMRAAVVGYRLADTLSEHGAVSRAVCELDARGRVRALTERLEIRREGDAIRYRDETGRWHPVAGDAWVSMNMLAFTPAVFTPLDEYFTAFVAESGPDPAAEFRLPQALNRLLAEGRGEVALLAGAGGWFGMTYQADRPEAVERLRRLTVAGEYPEPLWS